The following proteins come from a genomic window of Pseudomonas sp. J452:
- the aguA gene encoding agmatine deiminase yields MSTLTSTPRADGFYMPAEWAPQSQAWMVWPERPDNWRLGGKPAQAAFTAVAKAIAEFEPVTVCVSAGQYENARARLDQGNIRLVEITTDDAWVRDTGPTFVINDQGGVRGVDWGFNAWGGFDGGLYAPWQRDDQVASKILEIERVDRYRTEGFVLEGGSIHVDGEGTLITTEECLLNRNRNPHLSREQIEDMLRTHLAIDTVIWLPDGLYNDETDGHVDNFCCYVRPGEVLLAWTDDATDPNYPRCQAAMRVLENARDAKGRAFVVHKMPIPGPLYATEEECAGVDLVAGTQERSPAVRLAGSYVNFLIVNGGIIAPSFNDPKDEEARAILQRLFPEHRVVMVPGREILLGGGNIHCITQQQPAG; encoded by the coding sequence ATGAGCACTCTCACCAGCACCCCACGCGCCGACGGCTTCTACATGCCCGCCGAGTGGGCACCGCAGAGCCAGGCCTGGATGGTCTGGCCCGAGCGCCCGGACAACTGGCGCCTCGGCGGCAAGCCGGCACAGGCCGCCTTCACCGCGGTGGCCAAGGCCATCGCCGAATTCGAACCGGTGACCGTGTGCGTGTCGGCCGGCCAGTACGAGAACGCCCGTGCGCGCCTCGACCAGGGCAATATCCGCCTGGTGGAAATCACTACCGACGACGCCTGGGTGCGCGACACCGGGCCGACCTTCGTGATCAACGACCAGGGCGGCGTGCGCGGCGTGGATTGGGGTTTCAACGCCTGGGGCGGCTTCGACGGCGGCCTCTATGCGCCGTGGCAGCGCGACGACCAGGTGGCCAGCAAGATCCTCGAAATCGAGCGCGTCGACCGCTACCGTACCGAAGGCTTCGTGCTCGAAGGCGGCTCGATCCATGTTGACGGCGAAGGCACCCTGATCACCACCGAGGAATGCCTGCTCAATCGCAACCGCAACCCGCACCTGAGCCGCGAGCAGATCGAGGACATGCTGCGCACGCACCTGGCCATCGACACGGTGATCTGGCTGCCGGACGGTCTGTACAACGACGAGACCGACGGCCACGTCGACAACTTCTGCTGCTACGTGCGCCCCGGCGAAGTGCTGCTGGCCTGGACCGACGATGCCACCGATCCCAACTACCCGCGCTGCCAGGCCGCCATGCGCGTGCTGGAAAACGCCCGGGACGCCAAGGGCCGCGCGTTCGTCGTGCACAAGATGCCGATTCCCGGCCCGCTGTATGCGACCGAGGAAGAGTGCGCCGGCGTCGATCTGGTCGCCGGCACCCAGGAGCGCAGCCCCGCGGTGCGCCTGGCCGGCTCCTACGTCAACTTCCTGATCGTCAACGGCGGCATCATTGCGCCGAGCTTCAACGACCCCAAGGACGAAGAAGCCCGCGCCATCCTGCAGCGCCTGTTCCCCGAGCACCGCGTGGTGATGGTGCCGGGCCGCGAGATCCTCCTCGGCGGCGGCAATATCCACTGCATCACCCAGCAGCAGCCGGCCGGCTGA
- the ligB gene encoding NAD-dependent DNA ligase LigB, which translates to MPRWIALSLYCLACPLLAAPCPDWSASRAGAELKTLQQQLKNWDQAYHQQGRSPVSDELYDQARERLQDWQQCFPQQAPSDLRADLGPPGSQPHPIAHTGLHKLRDEAAVQQWLQGRSELWIQPKVDGVAVTLHYRDGRLQRAISRGDGQRGQDWTAQARLISAIPQQLPRNDELILQGELYWRLSGHVQAQGGTGTARNQVAGAMNRQQLDATTAAQIGLFVWDWANGPSGMSERLQGLRALGFTDSAELTLAIANLQQARHWRAHWYRSPLPFASDGVVLRQGKRPPASSWAAEPPQWAAAWKYPPSQTLAQVRDVHFQIGRSGRITPVLQLQPVHLEQRRIQRVSLGSLQRWQALDIRPGDQVAITLAGLTIPRLDGVVWRSAERPALRAPDPAAYHALSCWQPSPDCASQFSARLVWLSGRQGLQLAGVGPGTWAKLQQAGKLPDLLAWLDLDETELARTPGFGARSASQLQQSFASARHRPFAQWLKALGLPASGAAPLGTDWDTLAARDAQAWDAFNGIGAQRAAQLVAFFQHPDVQALRQRLHAAGVAGF; encoded by the coding sequence ATGCCACGCTGGATCGCATTGTCCCTCTATTGCCTCGCCTGCCCGCTGCTCGCCGCTCCCTGCCCCGACTGGTCCGCCAGCCGTGCCGGTGCCGAGCTGAAAACTCTGCAGCAACAGCTCAAAAACTGGGACCAGGCCTACCACCAACAGGGCCGCTCGCCGGTCAGCGACGAACTCTATGACCAGGCCCGCGAGCGCCTGCAGGACTGGCAGCAGTGCTTCCCGCAGCAGGCACCGAGCGACCTGCGCGCCGACCTCGGCCCACCCGGCAGCCAACCCCATCCCATCGCCCACACCGGCCTGCACAAGCTGCGCGACGAAGCGGCCGTGCAGCAGTGGCTGCAGGGCCGCAGCGAGCTGTGGATCCAGCCCAAGGTGGATGGCGTGGCGGTAACCCTGCACTACCGCGACGGCCGCCTGCAGCGGGCGATCAGCCGTGGTGACGGACAACGTGGCCAGGACTGGACCGCCCAGGCGCGGCTGATCTCTGCCATCCCGCAACAGCTGCCACGCAACGATGAACTGATCCTGCAGGGCGAGCTGTACTGGCGCCTGTCCGGCCATGTGCAGGCTCAAGGAGGCACCGGCACCGCCCGCAACCAGGTAGCCGGTGCGATGAATCGCCAGCAGCTGGACGCCACCACCGCCGCACAGATCGGCCTGTTCGTCTGGGACTGGGCCAATGGCCCGAGCGGCATGAGCGAACGCCTGCAAGGCTTGCGTGCCCTCGGATTCACCGACAGCGCCGAGCTGACCCTGGCCATCGCCAACCTGCAGCAAGCCCGTCACTGGCGCGCGCACTGGTACCGCAGCCCACTGCCGTTCGCCAGTGACGGCGTGGTGCTGCGCCAGGGTAAACGTCCGCCCGCCAGCAGCTGGGCCGCCGAACCGCCGCAGTGGGCGGCGGCCTGGAAATATCCGCCCAGCCAGACCCTGGCCCAGGTGCGCGACGTGCACTTCCAGATCGGCCGCAGCGGGCGCATCACCCCGGTACTGCAGCTGCAGCCGGTACACCTGGAGCAACGTCGCATCCAGCGGGTCAGCCTCGGCTCGCTGCAGCGCTGGCAGGCCCTGGATATCCGCCCCGGCGACCAGGTGGCGATCACCCTCGCCGGCCTGACCATTCCGCGCCTGGACGGCGTGGTCTGGCGCAGCGCCGAGCGACCGGCGCTGCGCGCGCCCGATCCTGCCGCCTACCACGCCCTGAGTTGCTGGCAGCCCAGCCCTGACTGCGCCAGCCAGTTCAGCGCCCGCCTGGTCTGGCTCAGTGGCAGGCAAGGGCTGCAGTTAGCGGGCGTCGGGCCAGGCACCTGGGCCAAGCTGCAACAGGCAGGAAAGCTGCCCGATCTGCTCGCCTGGCTCGATCTGGACGAAACCGAACTGGCCCGCACACCGGGCTTCGGTGCACGCAGTGCGAGCCAGCTGCAGCAGAGTTTCGCCAGCGCCCGGCACCGACCCTTCGCCCAGTGGCTCAAAGCCCTCGGCCTGCCCGCCAGCGGCGCGGCGCCGTTGGGTACTGACTGGGACACACTGGCCGCGCGCGATGCGCAGGCCTGGGACGCGTTCAACGGTATTGGCGCGCAGCGTGCGGCACAGCTGGTGGCGTTCTTCCAGCACCCGGACGTGCAGGCTCTGCGTCAGCGTCTGCACGCGGCCGGGGTGGCGGGGTTCTGA
- a CDS encoding cytochrome c, whose translation MKAKSLLLLCLCALLAACGGVDPDSPQGKRQTLFKQMLKTSEDLGGMLRGRLKFDAPRFAQGAQQLDELSRQPWQHFPQIAENERSSAKPEVWQEQQRFQQLARELEAATAALRTASTQQPLTAQAVAPLVQRVEDSCEACHKAFRAY comes from the coding sequence ATGAAAGCCAAAAGCCTGTTGCTGCTGTGTCTGTGTGCCCTGCTCGCCGCTTGTGGCGGTGTCGATCCCGATTCGCCGCAGGGCAAACGTCAGACCCTGTTCAAGCAGATGCTGAAAACCAGCGAAGACCTCGGTGGCATGCTGCGCGGGCGCCTGAAGTTCGACGCGCCGCGCTTTGCCCAGGGCGCGCAGCAGCTCGATGAACTGTCGCGCCAGCCCTGGCAGCACTTCCCGCAGATTGCCGAAAACGAGCGCAGCAGCGCCAAGCCCGAGGTGTGGCAGGAGCAGCAACGCTTCCAGCAGCTGGCCCGTGAGCTGGAGGCGGCCACCGCGGCATTGCGCACGGCCAGCACGCAACAGCCGCTGACGGCGCAGGCCGTGGCGCCGCTGGTGCAGCGCGTGGAAGACAGCTGCGAGGCCTGCCACAAGGCATTTCGCGCTTACTGA
- the ahcY gene encoding adenosylhomocysteinase — MESYCMSAAFNDFKVADISLAAWGRRELIIAESEMPALMGLRSKYAGEQPLKGAKIIGCIHMTIQTGVLIETLIALGAEVRWSSCNIFSTQDQAAAAIAAAGIPVYAWKGETEEEYEWCIEQTILKDGQPWDANMILDDGGDLTQIIHERYPAMLDKIHGVTEETTTGVHRLLDMLKAGTLKIPAINVNDSVTKSKNDNKYGCRHSLNDAIKRGVDHLLSGKQALVIGYGDVGKGSAQSLRQEGMIVKVSEIDPICAMQACMDGFEVASPYLNGLNDGSEASIDKALLGKIDLIVTTTGNVNVCDANMLKALKKRAVVCNIGHFDNEIDTAFMRKTWAWEEVKPQVHKIHRTGAGSFDARNDDYLILLAEGRLVNLGNATGHPSRIMDGSFANQVLAQIFLYGQKFANLPAAQKAERLTVEVLPKKLDEEVALEMVRGFGGVVTQLTPKQAEYIGVTVEGPFKPEAYRY, encoded by the coding sequence ATGGAGAGCTATTGCATGAGCGCTGCTTTTAATGACTTCAAAGTCGCCGACATTTCCCTGGCTGCCTGGGGCCGTCGTGAACTGATCATCGCCGAATCGGAAATGCCTGCCCTGATGGGCCTGCGCAGCAAGTACGCCGGCGAACAGCCGCTGAAAGGCGCGAAGATCATCGGCTGCATCCACATGACCATCCAGACCGGCGTGCTGATCGAGACCCTGATCGCCCTCGGTGCCGAAGTGCGCTGGTCGTCCTGCAACATCTTCTCGACCCAGGATCAGGCCGCTGCTGCCATCGCCGCTGCCGGTATCCCGGTCTACGCCTGGAAAGGCGAGACCGAGGAAGAGTATGAGTGGTGCATCGAGCAGACCATCCTCAAGGATGGCCAGCCGTGGGACGCCAACATGATCCTCGACGACGGCGGCGACCTGACCCAGATCATCCACGAGCGCTACCCGGCCATGCTGGACAAGATCCACGGCGTGACCGAGGAAACCACCACCGGCGTGCATCGCCTGCTCGACATGCTCAAAGCCGGCACCCTGAAAATCCCGGCGATCAACGTCAACGACTCGGTGACCAAGAGCAAGAACGACAACAAGTACGGCTGCCGTCACAGCCTCAACGACGCCATCAAACGCGGCGTCGACCACCTGCTGTCGGGCAAGCAGGCCCTGGTTATCGGCTACGGCGACGTGGGCAAGGGCTCCGCGCAGTCGCTGCGTCAGGAAGGCATGATCGTCAAGGTCTCCGAGATCGACCCGATCTGCGCCATGCAGGCCTGCATGGACGGTTTCGAAGTCGCCTCGCCGTACCTCAACGGTCTGAACGACGGCAGCGAAGCTAGCATCGACAAGGCCCTGCTGGGCAAGATCGACCTGATCGTCACCACCACCGGTAACGTCAACGTCTGCGACGCCAACATGCTCAAGGCCCTGAAGAAGCGCGCCGTGGTGTGCAACATCGGTCACTTCGACAACGAGATCGACACCGCCTTCATGCGCAAGACCTGGGCCTGGGAAGAGGTCAAGCCGCAGGTGCACAAGATCCACCGCACCGGCGCGGGCAGCTTCGACGCGCGCAACGACGACTACCTGATCCTGCTGGCCGAAGGCCGCCTGGTCAACCTGGGCAACGCCACCGGCCACCCGAGCCGGATCATGGACGGCTCCTTCGCCAACCAGGTGCTGGCGCAGATCTTCCTCTATGGCCAGAAGTTCGCCAACCTGCCAGCCGCGCAGAAAGCCGAGCGCCTGACCGTGGAAGTGCTGCCGAAGAAGCTCGACGAAGAAGTGGCCCTGGAAATGGTCCGCGGCTTCGGCGGCGTGGTCACCCAGCTGACCCCCAAGCAGGCCGAGTACATCGGCGTGACCGTGGAAGGCCCGTTCAAGCCGGAAGCCTACCGCTACTAA
- the metF gene encoding methylenetetrahydrofolate reductase [NAD(P)H] produces MSQERRYSFEFFPTKTEAGHEKLMTVARQLATYNPDFFSCTYGAGGSTRDRTLNTVLQLDGDVKVPTAPHLSCVGDSKDELRSLLQQYKNSGIRRIVALRGDLPSGMGMASGELRYANELVEFIRTETGDHFHIEVAAYPEVHPQARSFEDDLANFVRKAKAGANSAITQYFFSADCYFYFVERVRKLGVDLPIVPGIMPITNYSKLARFSDACGAEIPRWIRKQLEAYGDDLQSIQSFGEQVVSEMCERLLQGGAPGLHFYTLNQAEPSLAIWNNLKLPR; encoded by the coding sequence ATGAGTCAAGAACGCCGTTACAGCTTCGAGTTCTTCCCCACCAAGACCGAAGCCGGGCATGAAAAGCTGATGACGGTCGCCCGTCAGTTGGCGACCTACAACCCCGATTTCTTCTCCTGCACCTACGGTGCCGGTGGTTCCACCCGCGATCGCACCCTCAACACCGTGCTGCAACTGGACGGCGATGTGAAAGTGCCGACCGCGCCGCACCTGTCCTGCGTCGGTGACAGCAAGGACGAGCTGCGCAGCCTGCTGCAGCAGTACAAGAACTCCGGCATCCGCCGCATCGTCGCCCTGCGTGGCGACCTGCCGTCGGGCATGGGCATGGCCAGTGGCGAACTGCGCTACGCCAACGAGCTGGTCGAATTCATCCGCACGGAAACCGGCGATCACTTCCATATCGAAGTCGCCGCCTACCCGGAAGTGCATCCGCAGGCACGCAGCTTCGAGGACGACCTGGCCAACTTCGTGCGCAAGGCCAAAGCCGGCGCCAACAGCGCGATCACCCAGTACTTCTTCAGCGCCGACTGCTACTTCTACTTCGTCGAGCGCGTGCGCAAGCTGGGCGTCGACCTGCCGATCGTGCCGGGCATCATGCCGATCACCAACTACAGCAAGCTGGCGCGTTTCTCCGACGCCTGCGGTGCGGAGATTCCGCGCTGGATCCGCAAGCAGCTGGAAGCCTACGGCGATGACCTGCAGAGCATCCAGAGCTTCGGCGAACAGGTGGTCAGCGAGATGTGCGAACGCCTGCTGCAGGGCGGCGCACCCGGCCTGCACTTCTACACCCTGAACCAGGCCGAACCGAGCCTGGCGATCTGGAACAACCTCAAGCTGCCCCGCTGA
- a CDS encoding DEAD/DEAH box helicase, with amino-acid sequence MSFASLGLSEALVRAVEAAGYTQPTPVQQRAIPAALQGRDLMVAAQTGTGKTGGFALPILERLFPNGHPDREQRHGPKQPRVLVLTPTRELAAQVHDSFKLYARDLHFVSACIFGGVGMNPQVQALAKGVDVLVACPGRLLDLANQKAIDLSHVEILVLDEADRMLDMGFIHDVKKVLAKLPAKRQNLLFSATFSKDITDLAGKLLHNPERIEVTPPNTTVERIEQCIYRLPASHKRALLAHLITQGAWEQVLVFTRTKHGANRLAEYLDKHGLSAVAIHGNKSQNARTKALADFKAGDVRILVATDIAARGLDIDQLPHVVNFELPNVEEDYVHRIGRTGRAGRSGEAISLVAPDEEKLLKGIERMTKQRIRDGNTMGFDPSTVEVEKPEVRGPRPERQPRADRPRHEAKKPEGAAVDKEKRSNNRRDRLKPQGQAAAGEQQPRQAREPREPRAPREQREPRAAREPKAPLTPPPNRDPEEFLDDEFDNFGNRADYVPVPAKPQGRANPRRGGQPSQPAQGRSQGKPQGQGQGQRQGGAGGQGSGKPKTGQRPQGQGRNGSGQGRGAGDPRRDDVRQERQEPAVQTKQPLIIRKGERLPTPEQLDSLAASRPRGEKPALLTRKSEQE; translated from the coding sequence ATGTCCTTTGCCTCCCTCGGTCTCTCCGAGGCTTTAGTCCGTGCGGTCGAAGCCGCCGGCTACACCCAACCCACGCCGGTGCAACAGCGGGCCATTCCCGCCGCGTTGCAAGGTCGCGACCTGATGGTGGCGGCTCAGACGGGTACGGGTAAAACCGGCGGGTTCGCCCTGCCGATCCTCGAGCGCCTGTTCCCCAACGGTCACCCGGACCGCGAACAGCGCCACGGCCCAAAACAACCGCGCGTGCTGGTGCTGACCCCCACCCGCGAACTGGCCGCCCAGGTGCACGACAGCTTCAAGCTGTATGCCCGCGATTTGCATTTCGTCAGCGCCTGCATCTTCGGCGGCGTTGGCATGAACCCGCAGGTGCAGGCCCTGGCCAAGGGCGTCGACGTCCTAGTCGCCTGCCCCGGCCGCCTGCTCGACCTGGCCAACCAGAAGGCCATCGACCTGTCCCATGTGGAAATCCTGGTCCTCGACGAAGCCGACCGCATGCTCGACATGGGCTTCATCCATGACGTGAAGAAGGTCCTCGCCAAGCTCCCGGCCAAACGGCAGAACCTGCTGTTCTCGGCGACCTTCTCCAAGGACATCACCGACCTGGCCGGCAAGTTGCTGCACAACCCCGAGCGCATCGAGGTCACCCCGCCGAACACCACGGTCGAGCGCATCGAACAGTGCATCTACCGCCTGCCGGCCAGCCACAAGCGCGCCCTGCTCGCCCACCTGATTACCCAAGGCGCGTGGGAACAGGTGCTGGTGTTCACCCGCACCAAGCATGGCGCCAACCGCCTGGCCGAATACCTCGACAAGCATGGCCTGTCGGCCGTGGCGATCCACGGCAACAAGAGCCAGAACGCCCGCACCAAGGCCCTGGCCGACTTTAAGGCAGGTGATGTGCGCATCCTGGTTGCCACCGACATCGCCGCCCGTGGCCTGGACATCGACCAGCTGCCGCACGTGGTCAACTTCGAGCTGCCCAATGTCGAGGAAGACTACGTGCACCGCATCGGCCGTACCGGCCGGGCCGGGCGTAGCGGCGAGGCGATCTCGCTGGTGGCGCCGGACGAGGAGAAGCTGCTCAAGGGCATCGAGCGGATGACCAAGCAGCGCATTCGCGACGGCAACACCATGGGCTTCGATCCGTCCACCGTCGAAGTGGAAAAACCCGAAGTGCGCGGCCCGCGCCCGGAGCGCCAGCCGCGCGCCGATCGCCCGCGTCACGAAGCGAAGAAGCCGGAAGGCGCCGCCGTGGACAAGGAAAAGCGCTCGAACAACCGCCGCGATCGCCTCAAGCCGCAAGGCCAGGCCGCCGCCGGCGAGCAGCAGCCACGCCAGGCCCGTGAGCCGCGCGAGCCCCGTGCTCCGCGTGAGCAGCGCGAACCCCGCGCCGCTCGCGAGCCGAAGGCGCCGCTGACGCCGCCGCCAAATCGTGATCCGGAAGAATTCCTCGACGACGAGTTCGACAACTTTGGCAACCGCGCGGACTACGTACCCGTGCCGGCCAAACCGCAAGGGCGCGCCAACCCGCGTCGCGGTGGCCAGCCGAGCCAACCCGCGCAGGGTCGCAGCCAGGGCAAACCGCAAGGTCAAGGCCAGGGTCAACGCCAGGGTGGCGCTGGTGGCCAGGGCAGCGGCAAGCCGAAAACCGGCCAACGCCCGCAAGGTCAGGGCCGTAATGGCTCCGGCCAGGGCCGCGGTGCCGGTGATCCACGTCGCGATGACGTGCGCCAGGAGCGCCAGGAACCGGCGGTGCAGACCAAGCAACCGCTGATCATCCGCAAGGGTGAGCGCCTGCCGACGCCGGAACAGCTGGACAGCCTGGCTGCCAGCCGTCCGCGCGGCGAGAAGCCGGCACTGCTGACGCGCAAGTCCGAGCAGGAATAA
- a CDS encoding YceI family protein: MLKQSLAALTLGAALFAGQAMAADYAIDKQGQHAFINFKISHLGYSWLYGTFKDFDGSFSFDAKAPEASKINVNINTASVDSNHAERDKHLRSGDFLNVEKNPTATFASTSVKSTGADTADITGNLTLNGVTKPVVIKAKFLGEGSDPWGGYRAGFEGSTTLKLKDFDIQKDLGPASQEVELILSVEGVRE, from the coding sequence ATGCTCAAGCAATCCCTCGCCGCCCTTACCCTGGGTGCGGCCCTGTTCGCCGGCCAGGCCATGGCCGCCGACTACGCCATCGACAAGCAAGGCCAGCACGCCTTCATCAACTTCAAGATCAGCCACCTGGGCTACAGCTGGCTGTACGGCACCTTCAAGGACTTCGACGGCAGCTTCAGCTTCGATGCCAAGGCGCCGGAAGCGAGCAAGATCAACGTCAACATCAACACCGCCAGCGTCGACTCCAACCACGCAGAGCGTGACAAGCACCTGCGCAGCGGCGACTTCCTCAACGTCGAGAAGAACCCCACCGCGACCTTCGCTTCCACTTCGGTCAAGTCGACCGGCGCAGACACGGCCGACATCACCGGCAATCTGACCCTCAACGGCGTGACCAAGCCGGTGGTGATCAAGGCCAAGTTCCTCGGCGAAGGCAGCGACCCATGGGGCGGCTACCGTGCCGGCTTCGAAGGCAGCACCACGCTCAAGCTGAAGGACTTCGACATCCAGAAGGACCTCGGCCCGGCTTCCCAGGAAGTTGAGCTGATTCTGTCGGTAGAAGGCGTGCGCGAGTAA
- a CDS encoding cytochrome b has protein sequence MQWRNSSSRYGLVSILLHWVVALVVFGLFGLGLWMVGLDYYSSWYRSAPDLHKSIGLALFALMLARLLWRFVSPPPAAPSNHGKLTRLASKLGHTALYLGLFVLMLSGYLISTADGRGISLFGLFEIPATLTSIPDQADIAGLVHEYLAWGLVIFAGLHALAALKHHFIDRDATLTRMLGRASK, from the coding sequence ATGCAATGGCGCAATTCGAGTTCCCGCTATGGCCTGGTCAGCATCCTGCTGCACTGGGTTGTCGCCCTGGTGGTGTTCGGCCTGTTCGGCCTGGGCCTGTGGATGGTCGGTCTGGACTACTACAGCAGCTGGTACCGCAGCGCTCCCGACCTGCATAAAAGCATTGGCCTGGCCCTCTTCGCCCTGATGCTGGCCCGCCTGCTGTGGCGCTTTGTCAGCCCGCCACCGGCGGCGCCGAGCAACCACGGCAAGCTGACACGCCTGGCATCCAAGCTCGGCCATACCGCGCTGTACCTTGGGTTGTTCGTACTGATGCTCTCCGGCTACCTGATCTCCACCGCCGATGGCCGTGGCATCAGCCTGTTCGGCCTGTTCGAGATTCCGGCGACCCTGACCAGCATTCCCGACCAGGCCGATATTGCCGGCCTGGTGCATGAATACCTCGCCTGGGGGCTGGTGATCTTCGCCGGCCTGCATGCCCTGGCGGCCCTCAAACACCACTTCATCGACCGTGATGCGACGCTGACACGCATGCTCGGTCGTGCCAGCAAGTAA
- a CDS encoding adenosylmethionine--8-amino-7-oxononanoate transaminase — MSLNAEWMQRDLAVLWHPCTQMKDHERLPLIPIKRGDGVWLEDFDGKRYLDAVSSWWVNVFGHGNPRINQRIRDQLDNLEHVMLAGFTHQPVVELSERLVKITPAGLDKVFYADNGSSGIEVALKMSHHYWLNCDQPGKKRFVTLTNSYHGETVAAMSVGDVALFTDTYKALLLDTIKVPSPDCYLRPEGMGWEEHSRNMFAAMEQTLAEHAHEVAAVIVEPLIQGAGGMRMYHPVYLTLLREACDRYGVHLIHDEIAVGFGRTGSMFACEQAGITPDFLVLSKALTGGYLPMAAVLTTDKVYAAFYDDYATLRAFLHSHTYTGNPLACAAALATLDIFRDDNVIENNKALSSRMASATAHLVEHPHVAEVRQTGMALAIEMVQDKASKTAYPWQERRGMQVYQHALGRGALLRPLGSVVYFLPPYVITPEQIDFLAEVATEGIDIATRQSTRISVASDLYPNHRDPG, encoded by the coding sequence ATGAGCCTGAATGCCGAGTGGATGCAGCGCGACCTGGCCGTGCTCTGGCACCCCTGCACGCAGATGAAGGACCACGAGCGCCTGCCGCTGATTCCGATCAAGCGCGGCGACGGCGTGTGGCTGGAGGACTTCGATGGCAAGCGCTACCTGGATGCGGTCAGCTCCTGGTGGGTCAACGTGTTCGGCCACGGCAACCCGCGGATCAACCAGCGCATCCGCGACCAGCTCGACAACCTCGAACACGTGATGCTCGCCGGCTTCACCCACCAGCCGGTGGTCGAACTGTCCGAGCGTCTGGTCAAGATCACCCCCGCCGGCCTGGACAAAGTGTTCTACGCCGACAACGGCTCCTCGGGCATCGAGGTGGCGCTGAAAATGAGCCACCACTACTGGCTCAACTGCGACCAGCCCGGCAAGAAGCGCTTCGTCACCCTGACCAACAGCTACCACGGCGAAACCGTGGCGGCGATGTCGGTGGGCGACGTGGCGCTGTTCACTGACACCTACAAGGCCCTGCTGCTCGACACCATCAAGGTGCCGAGCCCGGACTGCTACCTGCGCCCCGAGGGCATGGGCTGGGAAGAGCATTCGCGCAACATGTTCGCCGCCATGGAGCAGACCCTGGCCGAGCATGCCCACGAAGTCGCGGCGGTGATCGTCGAGCCGCTGATCCAGGGCGCCGGCGGCATGCGCATGTACCACCCGGTGTACCTCACCCTGCTGCGCGAGGCCTGCGACCGCTATGGCGTGCACCTGATCCATGACGAGATCGCCGTCGGCTTCGGCCGTACCGGCAGCATGTTCGCCTGCGAACAGGCCGGCATCACCCCGGACTTCCTGGTGCTGTCCAAGGCCCTCACCGGCGGCTACCTGCCGATGGCCGCGGTGCTGACCACCGACAAGGTTTATGCCGCCTTCTACGACGACTACGCCACCCTGCGCGCGTTCCTCCACTCGCACACCTACACCGGCAACCCGCTGGCCTGCGCCGCTGCCCTGGCGACTCTGGACATCTTCCGCGACGACAACGTCATCGAGAACAACAAAGCCCTGAGCTCACGCATGGCCAGCGCCACCGCGCACCTGGTCGAGCACCCGCATGTGGCCGAAGTGCGCCAGACCGGCATGGCCCTGGCCATCGAGATGGTCCAGGACAAGGCGAGCAAGACCGCCTACCCCTGGCAGGAGCGCCGCGGCATGCAGGTCTACCAGCACGCCCTCGGTCGCGGTGCCCTGCTGCGCCCGCTGGGCAGCGTGGTGTACTTCCTGCCGCCCTATGTGATCACCCCGGAGCAGATCGACTTCCTCGCCGAGGTGGCTACGGAAGGCATCGATATCGCCACCCGCCAGTCGACCCGCATCAGCGTGGCCAGTGACCTCTACCCCAACCATCGCGATCCGGGCTGA
- a CDS encoding 16S rRNA (uracil(1498)-N(3))-methyltransferase, producing the protein MRLSRFFIDAPLSLGQHELPETQAHYIGRVLRHAVGDAVQLFDGSGQEYLGELIEVGKKIVRVELREQFTGQPESALRVHLGQGLSRGERMDWAIQKATELGAAVITPIVSERCEVRLKDERADKRLAHWRQVAISACEQCGRSVVPLIHSPVLLTDWLQQSDADLKLVLHPVAEPLASHAKPTSLAFLIGPEGGLSDGEVEQAKAAGFHAARLGPRVLRTETAPVVALSVAQQLWGDF; encoded by the coding sequence ATGCGCCTATCCCGCTTCTTTATCGACGCCCCGCTCTCTCTCGGCCAGCACGAGCTGCCGGAAACCCAGGCGCATTACATCGGCCGCGTCTTGCGCCACGCCGTGGGCGATGCCGTGCAGCTATTCGACGGCAGCGGCCAGGAGTACCTCGGTGAACTGATCGAAGTGGGCAAGAAGATCGTACGGGTCGAGCTGCGCGAACAGTTCACCGGGCAGCCGGAGTCCGCGCTACGCGTGCACCTGGGCCAGGGCCTGTCGCGTGGCGAACGCATGGACTGGGCGATCCAGAAGGCCACCGAGCTGGGCGCGGCGGTGATCACCCCGATCGTCTCCGAACGCTGCGAAGTACGCCTGAAAGACGAACGCGCCGACAAGCGCCTGGCGCACTGGCGTCAGGTGGCGATCAGCGCCTGCGAGCAGTGTGGCCGCTCGGTCGTACCACTGATCCATTCGCCGGTGCTGCTGACCGACTGGCTGCAACAGAGCGACGCCGACCTCAAGCTGGTGCTGCACCCGGTCGCCGAACCACTGGCCAGCCATGCCAAACCGACGAGCCTGGCCTTTCTGATCGGCCCGGAAGGCGGCCTCAGCGACGGCGAAGTGGAACAGGCCAAGGCCGCCGGCTTCCACGCCGCCCGCCTCGGCCCACGGGTGCTGCGCACCGAGACCGCGCCGGTAGTGGCGCTGAGCGTGGCGCAGCAGCTATGGGGCGATTTCTAA